GCCAAAGCCAGCAACGTCGGTGACTTCAACCATTACCCAATCGCCATTAGTTTCTGCAGCATCAACTTTTTTGGTGAAGGTATGGCTCAACATCTTTGAGGTTTCACCTTCACCAGCCAGCAGAACTTTGGGGCGAGATAGTACTTGTGCAGTCATTTTGATTCTCCAATTCAGTGGGGGGAAATATGTTCTAGCTTTCTATTAGCTTGAGGCGCTTTCGGCTGCTGAACATATCTCTAGAATAGAGAACCCTTCAAGCAAAGTCAGGGAGAAAAGTCGCACGTTTCGAGGCATTTCAGGCAAGAGACATTGCATAAAAGTGCAGCCTGCTTCCATCGTTAGAAACCGGATTTCTTGTCCAGTGGTCAAGCCTTTGCAGTAGCACAGAAGAAATCCGGTTTTTTAATCGACCTGTTCGGCAACGACAATCACTGGAATTGGGCTGATTTCCAAAACTGCTTGGGAGACAGAGTCCATCCAAACAGCTTGCCCAGGGCGATGCCTTCGCTTGCCAATGACCACGTCGGTTACCTGCCGGGACTGGGCTATTCGAACAATTTCTTCAGGGACAATTCCCGGCAGCGTCAAAAACTCAAAGCGAATATCGGCTAAGAACTTTTGAGCTTTCTGGCGCAGTTCAACTACTGTAGATTGATCGCCTACGTTGTCTACATACAGCACAACGACCTCGCCGCTGCTGCGCCGCGCTAGATCAGCCGCTTTGAGCAACACCGGAGTTGCTAGGGGTGAGGCATCTACTGCTGCTAAAAATATTGGGCGGCCCGCGATCGCAACCTTAGTCGGATCGACTTCTCCCTTTTCTAAAAGGCGTGGGGCAAAGACCTGAGTCGCCCACGCCCCAATGGGAGCTGTAGTCAGGATAGAAAGGGCTGCGATCGCTAAAATGATTTCTCCCCCTTCAATTCCTGCGGCTAACGGCAAGGCCCCGATTGCTGCCTGCATCGTTGCCTTTGCCATATTGCCAGGCAGCAGAAATAGCTTCTCCTTCCAGGTCCAATTGCTGCCTAGCGTTGAGAGATACCAGCCCAGCCCCCGACCTACAATCAGCCCCATTGCTAACAGCAGCAGCCCCGGCAGCAACACATTTCCCAATATCTGAAGCTGGATGCTGGCACCGAGCAGCACAAACAGAACAATCTCTGCCACTGTCCATAAGACGTCGAATCCTCCCCGCAAGAAACGAGCCAAGGGCGCATCAAATTCAATCAAAAAGAACCCCATTGCCATCACAGCCAGATAGCCCGAGTAATAAGGAAACACCCGAGCAAAGGTAACTAGAAAGAGCGCTACGC
The window above is part of the Pseudanabaena sp. FACHB-2040 genome. Proteins encoded here:
- a CDS encoding cation:proton antiporter; this encodes MLNSALWILFMGFFAGQLARRWGAPPLIGMILIGIAIGPQFADLIGPEVLGAADDLRLVAVMIILMKAGLGLDREKLAQQGTVALRLGFLPALAEVVVVAIAAMLFFNFDFMTGLLLGCVVGAESPAVIVPGMLRLKSLGWGVTKGIPDAILTGSALSDVLLLLVFALLLNFLGQDGAETLMLPGGLTLSPLQLLPFQVVLEVALGLAAGFLAAQLLVLLLVKQNWTRTVVQDVIIAASVALFLVTFARVFPYYSGYLAVMAMGFFLIEFDAPLARFLRGGFDVLWTVAEIVLFVLLGASIQLQILGNVLLPGLLLLAMGLIVGRGLGWYLSTLGSNWTWKEKLFLLPGNMAKATMQAAIGALPLAAGIEGGEIILAIAALSILTTAPIGAWATQVFAPRLLEKGEVDPTKVAIAGRPIFLAAVDASPLATPVLLKAADLARRSSGEVVVLYVDNVGDQSTVVELRQKAQKFLADIRFEFLTLPGIVPEEIVRIAQSRQVTDVVIGKRRHRPGQAVWMDSVSQAVLEISPIPVIVVAEQVD